One Delphinus delphis chromosome 16, mDelDel1.2, whole genome shotgun sequence genomic window carries:
- the DKK1 gene encoding dickkopf-related protein 1 — MTALGTAGAARVLVTLVAAALCGHPLFRVSATLNSVLLNSNAIKNLPPPLGGAAGHPGFAVSAAPGILFEGGNKYQTIDNYQPYPCAEDEECSTDEYCASSTRGAGAGAEICLSCRKRRKRCMRHAMCCPGNYCKNGICMPSDHNHFNRGEIEETIIESFGNDHSTLDGYSRRTTLSSKMYHTKGQEGSVCLRSSDCATGLCCARHFWSKICKPVLKEGQVCTKHRRKGSHGLEIFQRCYCGEGLSCRIQKDHHQASNSSRLHTCQRH; from the exons ATGACGGCTCTGGGCACAGCGGGTGCTGCCCGGGTGTTGGTTACCCTAGTAGCTGCGGCTCTTTGCGGTCACCCTCTGTTCAGAGTCAGTGCCACCTTGAACTCGGTTCTTCTCAATTCCAACGCCATCAAGAACCTGCCCCCACCGCTGGGCGGCGCTGCCGGGCACCCAGGCTTCGCAGTCAGCGCTGCTCCGGGAATTCTGTTCGAGGGCGGCAACAAGTACCAGACCATTGACAACTACCAG CCGTACCCGTGCGCCGAGGACGAGGAGTGCAGCACCGATGAGTACTGCGCGAGTTCCACCCGCGGAGCGGGTGCAGGCGCGGAAATCTGCCTCTCCTGCAGGAAGCGCCGAAAACGCTGCATGCGTCACGCTATGTGCTGCCCTGGGAATTACTGCAAAAATG GAATATGTATGCCTTCTGATCACAATCATTTCAATCgaggagaaattgaggaaaccATTATTGAAAGCTTTGGTAATGATCACAGCACCTTGGATGGGTACTCCAGAAGAACTACACTGTCTTCAAAAATGTATCATACCAAAG GACAAGAAGGTTCTGTCTGTCTTCGATCATCAGACTGTGCTACAGGGTTGTGTTGTGCTAGACATTTCTGGTCCAAGATCTGTAAACCTGTTCTCAAAGAAGGTCAAGTGTGCACCAAGCACAGGAGAAAAGGCTCTCACGGGCTGGAGATATTCCAGCGTTGTTACTGTGGAGAAGGTCTGTCTTGCCGGATACAGAAAGATCACCATCAAGCCAGTAATTCTTCTAggcttcacacctgtcagagacACTAA